The proteins below are encoded in one region of Oncorhynchus nerka isolate Pitt River linkage group LG15, Oner_Uvic_2.0, whole genome shotgun sequence:
- the wdr83os gene encoding protein Asterix: MSANNMSGPQRVNKIIRYKPPSTEANPTLEDPTPDYMNLLGMIFSMCGLMLKLKWCAWIAVYCSFISFANSRSSEDTKQMMSSFMLSISAVVMSYLQNPQPMSPPW; the protein is encoded by the exons ATGTCCGCAAACAACATGTCAGGCCCACAAAGGGTAAACAAAATTATCCG ATACAAGCCCCCCAGCACAGAAGCAAACCCCACCCTGGAAGACCCGACTCCAGACTACATGAACCTACTCGGCATGATCTTCAGCATGTGTGGCCTGATGCTGAAG tTAAAGTGGTGTGCGTGGATAGCAGTGTACTGCTCCTTCATCAGCTTCGCTAACTCACGCAGCTCCGAAGACACCAAACAGATGATGAGCAGCTTTAT GCTGTCCATCTCAGCCGTGGTGATGTCATACCTCCAGAACCCCCAGCCCATGTCGCCACCGTGGTAA